The Anaeromyxobacter sp. Fw109-5 genomic interval CGTCGCGAAGCGGCGGGGAGGGACGCAGTCCCTCGTGCGACTTCGGCGAGCGCAGGCGCAGCCCGATGAGGCTGCGCCGGAGCGAGCCGGGGGGCCCCGGGGGACGCGCAGCATGCGTCCCCCCCGGTAAGAAGCCGGGACGCAGTCCCCGTCAGATCAGATCAGTTCAGCTCGCCGTCGCGCGCGCGGTCGTAGCCCGACGTCGCGTCCGCCACGAACCGCCGGCGCACCGCCTCGATGTCGTCCTCGTCGGCGACGCCCTTCTCGAGCAGCACGTTCTCGGCGATCTCCGCCTGCGTGACCGCCTGGGCGACCTCGGCCTCGGCGGCCTCGAGCCGGAGCCCCAGCTCCTTCACGCGCTCGCCGAGGTCGCCGACCTCACCGGCGAGCTCGCGCTCCCGGCGGGCGAACCGCAGGACCGCGGTGGCGAGCACGACGACGGCGATCCAGAGGAGCAACGGCATCGGCGGTCATCGTACCGGCGCCCCGCGCCGAAGTGAAGAAGCGGGTGCGCCCATCGGCGACGGCATGCGACCTTGTCCGACGGGCGCCGGTGGGCCATCCTGAACCGCGCGTGGCCCGTCTGAACGTGACGCTCGCGGTGAAGCGGCTCGTGCGCGACGTCGCGGCGCGGGTCCCCGAGCTGGCGCACGTGCGCAGCTCCCGCGTCCTCGTGGTCGCCGGCGAGGCGCGGCGGGCCTCGCGGGCCACCATCCGCCCGGCGCACTTCAAGCGGCCGCGCGCGCCAGGGACGGGGGGGCGGCAGAAGCCGCTCATCCGCGTGAGGGGGAGGAAGATCCTCTACGTCATCACCCTGCGGCCGCTCTGGTTCCGCGCGTCGACGCCCGAGCAGCGGATCGGCACGATCCTGCACGAGCTCTACCACGCCTCGAACCGCTTCGACGGAACCCTGCACCGCGGCCGCCGCCACTCGCGGCTCCCGCGCGCCCGCTACAACCGCAAGATCCGCCGGCTCCTCGAGCGCTACCTGGCGGTGGCGCCCCCGGAGATCGTGGCGCCGTTCTCCGCGAGCGGGATCGTGCGCGCGCGGATGTGGCTCGAGCGCCCGGGAGGCTCGTTCCCGGAGGAGGGCTTCACCGGGCGGCGGCTGTACACGGAGCGGCAGCTCTTCTGCGGGCTCGTGCGGATGGTGACGCCGCGGAGGCGCAAGACGCGCCGCGCGGCGGGGTGAGGACCCGGCACCCGGAGCCTGCCGCCGGCCGACGCAGTCCGCGATGGGCGGCGCGCCGTTCAGACGGTGGTGCGCCCGAGCAGCGCGCGCGCGGCCTCGGCCTCGCGCGCGAGCGTGGCGTGGAGGCTCTCCCCGTGCGCGTCCATCGTGACGATCGCCGGGAAGTCCTTCACCTCGATGTCCCAGATCGCCTCGCGCACCCCGAGGTCGTCGAGCCCGTGCACGCCGTGCACGTGGACGACGCGCCGCGCGAGCCCCACGGCGAGCGCGCCGACCGCGTGCAGGTAGACCGCGCCCCGGGCAGCCAGCGCCGCCAGCGTGGCGGGGCCCATCCCGCCCTTGCCCACGACGCCGCGCACGCCGTAGCGGGCGATGAGCTCCGCCTCGTACGGCTCCTCTCGCATCGACGTCCCGGGCCCGGCGGCGACGAAGCGCCAGGCCCGGGTGACGGGATCCTGCGCGACGACCGGCCCGCAGTGGTAGACGAAGCTGCCCTCCACGAGCCGCTTCACCGCGGGATCGAGCTCCCGCAGGAGGGCGCGGTGCGCCGCCGCGCGGGCGGTGATCAGCCGTCCGCTGAAACGCACCTCGTCGCCGACGTGGAGCGACCGCACGGTCTCCTCGTCGATCGGCAGGGTGAGCGAGGTGGGCATCGATCTGGACCTATCGACCTCCCCGCCGTCCTGCCACCCCCCGTCCGCGCGTCGGCCCCGGGGCGTGGCGCCGCCTCGCGAACGGCGAAGTCGACGCTTCGAGCGCCGCCCGAAGCCGGGAGAGCGCCTCGTCGGCCCGCAATCGCGGTTGCCTTCGCGGCGGGGGAGGCTCTATCTCCCGTCCCGGGCGGAGCACCCGCTCCCGCGCGGGCGAGCCGCTCGCGAGGGGGAGGGCGGGGGCGGACCGCAGGGCCGCGCGCGGCGCGGGGAACGGATCGCATGCGACGGGAGATTCGGCTGCCGCTCACCGCCTCGGGGCGGCTCGATCGGGCGCTCGCGGACGCGCTCGGACTGGGGCGCGCCTCGGTGAAGCGCGCCTTCCTGCTCGGCGAGGTGCGCGTGCGCGGACGCCGCGCGCGGGCGAGCGACCCGGCGGAGCCGGGCGCCCTCGTGGAGCTCGACGTGGAGGAGCCGGCCGGAGCGCCGGAGCCGGAGCCGGAGGCGCCCCTCGCGGTGCTCGTCGAGACGCCGCGCCTCGTCGTGGTGGACAAGCCGGCCGGCGTCGCGGTCCACCCGCTGGCGCCGGGGGAGGGCGGCACGCTCGCGAACGCGGTCGTCGCGCGCTTCCCGGAGTGCGCGGGCGCCTCCCCCGAGCCCCGCGAGGGCGGGGCGGTCCAGCGGCTCGATCTCGAGACGAGCGGCTGCGTGACGTTCGCGCGCGACCCGGAGGCCTGGCAGGAGCTCCACGCCCGGCTCTCGGCGCGCGAGGTGGAGAAGATCTACCTGGCGCTCGTGGCGGGTCGGATGGCCACGGTCGGCGTCTCCTCGGTGCCGCTGGCGCAGCGTGGAGGGAGGGCGATCCCGGTGCCCGATCCCGAGACGGAGGAGCGGCTCCGCGCGAAGGGGCTCCGCCCGCGGCCCGCGGAGACGCACTGGGACGTCGCGAGGCGCTTCGAGACCCACACGCTCCTGCGCGTCCGCATCGTCACGGGCGTCATGCACCAGATCCGGGCGCACCTCGCGCACCTCGGCCACCCCGTGGCCGGCGACGCGCTCTACGGCGGCGACGCGGCGGCGCTCCCCGGCCTGCGGCGTCAGTTCCTCCACGCCACGCGGCTCGCCCTCGAGGGACCGGACGGCGAGCGCGTCGAGGCGGAGAGCCCGCTGCCGCCCGAGCTCGAGGCCGTGCTGGCGCGGCTGGGCGCGGGCAGGTAGCTCCTCGGTCGCCGCAGCCCCCGCGATCGCTCGCCGTCCGCTCATCCTGAGCCTGTCGAAGGCCCGGTCATCCTGAGCCTGTCGAAGGCCCGGTCATCCTGAGCCTGTCGAAGGACGGCGGGCTCAGGGCGAGCGGTCTGCTCGATCGCTGCCAAAAGGAAAGGGCCGGCTCGCGCCGGCCCTCGGGTCCCCTTCCCCGCTGACCCGCTACTGCGGGGCCGCCTCCGCCGGTGCGGCCTGCGCGGTGAGGGGCGGATCGGTCATCATCCCGATCGTGTTCACGCCCGCTCCGTGCGCCTGGTCGAGCACGTACACCACCTGGTCGTACTTGACGTTGTCCTCGGCGTTGAAGAACAGCACCTTGGAGGGGCGGCCCTCGTACGCAGGGCCGAGCCGCTGCATCGCGTCCGCGACGCTCAGCTCCTGCTTGTTCAGGAGCACGTTCCCGTTGCGCAGCGCCGTCAGGATCGTCTGATCCGGCGGCACCGAGTCCGGCGGGACCGGCTGCATCTCGGGCTGGTAGTCCGGGACGCGCATGAACTTCTGCTTCTCGGCGAGCGGCGTCAGCACCATGAAGATGATGAGCAGCACCAGCACCACGTCGATGAGCGGCGTGACGTTGATGTCCGAGGCGGGCTTCTTGGTCCCGAGCGCCATCCCCATGGCTACTTCTCCTTGATCTCGCTGGCGGCGAGGCTCACGCCGAGCAGGTGCGTCTTCGAGACCTCGAGGATGATCTCGCGGACCTTCTTGTAGTCGAGGCTCTTGTCGCCCTTGATCATCACCGGAGAGCCCGGCGACATCTGCATCGCCACGGTGAGCTCGGTGGAGAGCTGATCGAGCGGGACCTCCGCCTTGTCGATCCAGGCCTTCCCGTCGGCGGTGATGGAGAGGAGGACCGGATCGCCGCCGCCCTTCAGCGCGGAGACGTGCTTGGCGTCGGGGAGCTGGACCGGCTTTCCGCGCTGCAGCATCGGGGTGATGACCATGAAGATGATGAGGAGCACCAGCACGACGTCGACGAGCGGCGTCACGTTGATGTCGCTCTTCACCGACTTGCTGCCGACATCCATCGACATCGCGTTCGGCTCCTGGCGCTTCGAGGAGGGGGGGGAGGCTACCTCGCCTCGCCGCGCCCCTCCTTCATGAAGAAGTCGACGAGCTCCGTGGCGGAGTCGGTGATGTCGACCTGCATGTCCTCGACGCGGTTCGTGAGGTAGTTGAACATCATGACCGCCGGGATCGCGACGAGGAGGCCGAAGGCGGTGTTGATGAGCGCCTCGGCGATCGCGCCGGACACCGTGCCGAGACCGCCGGAGCCGGTGGCCGCCATGTTCTGGAAGGCCTTGATGATGCCCCACACCGTGCCGAGGAGGCCGACGAACGGAGCCGTCGAGCCGATCGTGGCGAGCGAGCCGAGGCCGCGGCGGAGATCGTTCACCGTGCGGAGCGAGCTCCGCTCCACGGCGCGGTTCACGGCGGCGATGACGTCGAAGTCGCCCACGTCCTTGGGGCCGCGGGTGTGCAGCGCCTCGACGCCGCGGCTGTACTCCTCGATCGCCAGGCCGAGCACCTTGGGGAGGTGGCCCCGCTTCAGCTTCCTCGAGAGCTCCACGGCGTCACCGAACTTCCCGCCGGGGAGGAGGTCGCGCAGGCTGGCCGCGTACTGGCGGGACGCCTTGTTGGCGCGGGAGTAGGTCACGAGCCGCTCGGCCATCACGCCGAGCGAGTAGATGCTCATGATCCCGAGGATCACGGCGACGACGATTCCGAAGCCCTCGATCGACTTGATCATGTTGACCAGATCGAAGGTGCCCGGGGCGGCGCCGGCGCCGTGCGCCTGCGCGAGGGCGAGATTGTGGACGGCATCGAGCGGCTGGAACATCGACATCTCCTGTGGGCTGAAACTACAGGTGCGGGTGCGGAAAGAGCGGTGAGACGAGCGGGCTCGGTCAGCCCGAGGTGAAGCGGATGGGGAGGATGACCCAGATCGCCACCGGGCGGCCCTGCGCGTCGGCGCCGGGGACCCACTTGCAGCTCTGGACCGCCTGCCAGATCGAGGTCGAGATGCGCTGGTCCGGGACCGTGCCCATCACCTCGAACCGGCTAGGGACGCCGTCCGGGCGGATGGCGAACTTCACGGTGATCGGACCCGAGATGTACCCCGCGAGCTGCTGCGGGATGCGGACCGACCGCTGCACGCACCCCGGCTCCTTCATCTGCGGCTTGCGATAGCCCGCGGTGGCGTAGGCCGGCGCGTCCTCGATGTCGTTGGCGGCCTGCGCGCCGACGACGCCGCCGACCACCCCCTCGCCCTCGCCGACGTCGCCGTAGTCGTACTCCGGCTCGGGAGCCTCGTTGGGATCCGGCGCCTTCATCTCGGGCTGGATCTCCTGCGGCTGGATCAGCGCCTGCGGAGGAGGCGGCTTGGGGAGATCGGTCCGCGGCTTCGACTCCGGCGGACGCTTCCGCGCCGCCGGGGGGGCGGGCGGAGGAGGAGGCGGGGGCGGGGGCGGCGCGGTCTTGACGAACTTCACGTCGACGACCGGCTCGTCGATGACCTTCGCCTTGATCGCCGCCGACGCGAAGATGACCGCCGCGATCAGGATTCCCTGGAAAACCGTAGAGCCGAAGACGTAGCCCGCGCGTCGCGCGGCGGCCTTACCGCCTTCCTTCTTCGTGACTTCGTCGAACACGCGCGGCTGGCCTCGCTGCTGCTGCGGTTGACGGCAGAATCAGCCGGAAAAATGAAGACGCTTCCTAGTCTCGGGACCTGCGTCTTGTCAATACCGGTCCGCGACAATACTGCGCACGGGGGAGAGTCGCAGGAAACCGATCGAAATCGCGCGGTTCGGCGTCGCGCCTTTCGCCTCGATCGCTCCCGGACGACATGCGCGCCGATGGCGCAACGCGGCTCTAGGGGCGCCTTCACGGCCCTAGCCCACAAGGCCGCGACACTCTGGCGCTTTCGCAAAAACCTGCGTGAACCCGGAGTGTTGCGCCCCGAGGGGGGCGTAAACGACACGCCCCCCTAACAGCTGGCCCCGTCTTGACATTCCTCACAGCGGGTGCCTAGAACGGCGGATCGATTGACCCGTCGGTCGACCGCCACGTGTGCCGTGCCTGTATCCATACGTGCGCTCGACCGTCTGGCTGCGGCTGAGTGCTCTCTCCCTGGAGGAAGTCATGAGGAAGAAGTTGCTGCGCTTCCTGCGGCTCGCGCCGCTCGCGCTGCTGTTCGCGAGCACTGCGTCCGCGCAAACCACCGGCACCATCCTCGGCGTGGTGACCGATGCGTCGACCGGAAAGCCGGTCGCCGGCGCCGTCATCATCGCCACGAGCCCTTCGCTGCAGGGCGAGCAGACGGCGGTGACGGACAACAACGGTTCCTTCCGTCTCCCGCAGCTGCCGCCGGGTGACTACAAGCTCGCGGTCCAGCTCGACGGCTACAAGCCGGCCGAGCGGTCCGACATCACGGTGCGCCTCGACAAGACCATCCGCGCGAACCTCGCGGTCGTCCCCGAGGCCGTCCAGATGGAGGAGCAGGTCGTGCGCACGGGCGCGGCGCCGGTCATCAACATCGGCGCGGCCGAGAGCGGCGCGGTCATCTCCCGCGAGTTCGTGGCGAGCGTCCCCGTCGGCCGCACGGTCGAGGCCGTCTCGGCGACGGTGCCGACCGCGTCCGTCGACCAGTACGGCGTCGGCTTCGCCGGCTCGCAGTCGCCCGAGAACGCCTACATCCTCGACGGCATGAACGTGACGGACCCGGTGT includes:
- a CDS encoding MotA/TolQ/ExbB proton channel family protein gives rise to the protein MFQPLDAVHNLALAQAHGAGAAPGTFDLVNMIKSIEGFGIVVAVILGIMSIYSLGVMAERLVTYSRANKASRQYAASLRDLLPGGKFGDAVELSRKLKRGHLPKVLGLAIEEYSRGVEALHTRGPKDVGDFDVIAAVNRAVERSSLRTVNDLRRGLGSLATIGSTAPFVGLLGTVWGIIKAFQNMAATGSGGLGTVSGAIAEALINTAFGLLVAIPAVMMFNYLTNRVEDMQVDITDSATELVDFFMKEGRGEAR
- a CDS encoding RluA family pseudouridine synthase produces the protein MRREIRLPLTASGRLDRALADALGLGRASVKRAFLLGEVRVRGRRARASDPAEPGALVELDVEEPAGAPEPEPEAPLAVLVETPRLVVVDKPAGVAVHPLAPGEGGTLANAVVARFPECAGASPEPREGGAVQRLDLETSGCVTFARDPEAWQELHARLSAREVEKIYLALVAGRMATVGVSSVPLAQRGGRAIPVPDPETEERLRAKGLRPRPAETHWDVARRFETHTLLRVRIVTGVMHQIRAHLAHLGHPVAGDALYGGDAAALPGLRRQFLHATRLALEGPDGERVEAESPLPPELEAVLARLGAGR
- a CDS encoding FumA C-terminus/TtdB family hydratase beta subunit — its product is MPTSLTLPIDEETVRSLHVGDEVRFSGRLITARAAAHRALLRELDPAVKRLVEGSFVYHCGPVVAQDPVTRAWRFVAAGPGTSMREEPYEAELIARYGVRGVVGKGGMGPATLAALAARGAVYLHAVGALAVGLARRVVHVHGVHGLDDLGVREAIWDIEVKDFPAIVTMDAHGESLHATLAREAEAARALLGRTTV
- a CDS encoding biopolymer transporter ExbD; this encodes MALGTKKPASDINVTPLIDVVLVLLIIFMVLTPLAEKQKFMRVPDYQPEMQPVPPDSVPPDQTILTALRNGNVLLNKQELSVADAMQRLGPAYEGRPSKVLFFNAEDNVKYDQVVYVLDQAHGAGVNTIGMMTDPPLTAQAAPAEAAPQ
- a CDS encoding energy transducer TonB, whose translation is MFDEVTKKEGGKAAARRAGYVFGSTVFQGILIAAVIFASAAIKAKVIDEPVVDVKFVKTAPPPPPPPPPPAPPAARKRPPESKPRTDLPKPPPPQALIQPQEIQPEMKAPDPNEAPEPEYDYGDVGEGEGVVGGVVGAQAANDIEDAPAYATAGYRKPQMKEPGCVQRSVRIPQQLAGYISGPITVKFAIRPDGVPSRFEVMGTVPDQRISTSIWQAVQSCKWVPGADAQGRPVAIWVILPIRFTSG
- a CDS encoding biopolymer transporter ExbD, with the translated sequence MSMDVGSKSVKSDINVTPLVDVVLVLLIIFMVITPMLQRGKPVQLPDAKHVSALKGGGDPVLLSITADGKAWIDKAEVPLDQLSTELTVAMQMSPGSPVMIKGDKSLDYKKVREIILEVSKTHLLGVSLAASEIKEK
- a CDS encoding putative metallopeptidase yields the protein MTLAVKRLVRDVAARVPELAHVRSSRVLVVAGEARRASRATIRPAHFKRPRAPGTGGRQKPLIRVRGRKILYVITLRPLWFRASTPEQRIGTILHELYHASNRFDGTLHRGRRHSRLPRARYNRKIRRLLERYLAVAPPEIVAPFSASGIVRARMWLERPGGSFPEEGFTGRRLYTERQLFCGLVRMVTPRRRKTRRAAG